The following are encoded together in the Pseudomonas sediminis genome:
- a CDS encoding flotillin family protein, translating into MENVIPFIVGAGLVVLFIIALIALFKAFYIKVPQGTALIVNDMSSTPKVHFTGSLVYPVIHLKEFMKISLITLEVDRRGKDGLICRDNMRADITVAFYLRVNETQEDVLKVAKAIGVERASDRAAVNELFNAKFSEALKTVGKQFDFVQLFENRQDFRDRIVEVIGNDLNGYVLEDVAIDYLEQTAKHSLDPSNILDAEGIRKITELTAAQNVITNELERNEELAIKKKNVETREATLALERQQADAEARQKREIETIQAREQAETLKVKEEERLKAEQARIQTQEQIDIREENASREVEVAEQNRERAVTIEKEKVVRAQQLEIVAREREVELQRIEKEKALEEERKNIAAVIRERVAVEKTVAQEEERIKEVREVSEAERLKQVTVLNAQAEAEQELVRQVKQAEADETRSKHKAVEINTLAQAELEAAAKSAEAKKKLAEGIEAERAAPGLADAKVREVTAAAKEKEGLAEARVQAERLIAEAKGEQEKGLAQARVIEAQAAAKEKDGLADAKVLEEKLGAQARGEEQLGAAKAKATQDLGLAEAQVLLERLNAEAEGLGKKFGALDSLSDNARAHEEFRMQLEKSFEEAMAAIAANKDIAKDQAEVLATALAKAKIEIVGGEGDFFNSFAKSLSVGKAIEGVVGKSPVVQDVLSRLLAGKAAAAAPVAAPSAGPEQA; encoded by the coding sequence ATGGAAAACGTCATTCCCTTCATCGTCGGGGCAGGGCTGGTCGTCCTCTTCATCATTGCCCTGATTGCCCTGTTCAAGGCCTTCTACATCAAGGTTCCGCAGGGCACGGCGCTGATCGTCAACGACATGTCGTCCACGCCCAAGGTGCATTTCACCGGCTCGCTGGTGTACCCGGTGATCCACCTCAAGGAGTTCATGAAGATCTCCCTGATCACCCTGGAAGTGGATCGTCGCGGCAAGGACGGCCTGATCTGCCGCGATAACATGCGTGCCGACATCACCGTGGCGTTCTACCTGCGCGTCAACGAGACCCAGGAAGACGTGCTCAAGGTGGCCAAGGCCATCGGCGTCGAGCGCGCCTCCGACCGCGCGGCGGTCAACGAGCTGTTCAACGCCAAGTTCTCCGAGGCGCTGAAGACCGTCGGCAAGCAGTTCGATTTCGTCCAGCTATTCGAGAATCGCCAGGACTTCCGTGATCGTATCGTCGAGGTCATCGGCAACGACCTCAACGGCTACGTGCTGGAAGACGTGGCCATCGACTACCTGGAGCAGACGGCCAAGCATTCGCTGGACCCGAGCAACATCCTCGACGCCGAAGGTATCCGCAAGATCACCGAGCTGACCGCTGCGCAGAACGTCATCACCAACGAGCTGGAGCGCAACGAAGAGCTGGCGATCAAGAAGAAGAACGTCGAAACCCGCGAGGCGACCCTGGCTCTGGAGCGTCAGCAGGCCGATGCCGAGGCGCGGCAGAAGCGTGAGATCGAAACCATCCAGGCGCGTGAGCAGGCCGAGACCCTCAAGGTCAAGGAAGAAGAGCGCCTGAAGGCCGAGCAGGCACGCATCCAGACTCAGGAGCAGATCGACATCCGTGAGGAGAATGCCTCGCGCGAAGTCGAAGTGGCGGAGCAGAACCGCGAGCGTGCGGTCACGATCGAGAAGGAAAAGGTCGTGCGTGCCCAGCAACTGGAAATCGTTGCCCGCGAGCGTGAAGTCGAGCTGCAGCGCATCGAGAAGGAAAAGGCGCTGGAAGAAGAGCGCAAGAACATCGCGGCGGTGATTCGCGAGCGCGTGGCGGTCGAGAAGACCGTGGCGCAGGAAGAAGAGCGCATCAAGGAAGTGCGTGAAGTCTCCGAGGCAGAGCGCCTCAAGCAGGTCACCGTGCTCAATGCCCAGGCCGAAGCCGAGCAGGAGCTGGTGCGCCAGGTCAAACAGGCCGAAGCCGACGAGACCCGTTCCAAGCACAAGGCGGTGGAGATCAACACCCTGGCCCAGGCCGAGCTGGAAGCAGCGGCCAAGAGTGCCGAGGCCAAGAAGAAGCTGGCCGAAGGGATCGAAGCCGAGCGCGCTGCGCCCGGTCTGGCCGACGCCAAGGTGCGTGAAGTCACTGCTGCGGCCAAGGAGAAGGAAGGCCTGGCCGAGGCTCGCGTGCAGGCCGAGCGTCTGATCGCCGAAGCCAAGGGCGAGCAGGAGAAAGGTCTGGCGCAGGCGCGTGTCATCGAGGCGCAAGCCGCTGCCAAGGAAAAAGACGGCCTGGCCGACGCCAAGGTGCTGGAAGAGAAGCTCGGCGCCCAGGCGCGCGGCGAAGAACAGCTCGGCGCGGCCAAGGCCAAGGCCACCCAGGACCTGGGTCTGGCCGAGGCGCAGGTGCTGCTGGAGCGTCTGAACGCCGAGGCCGAAGGCCTGGGCAAGAAGTTCGGCGCGCTGGATTCGCTCAGCGACAACGCGCGTGCTCACGAAGAGTTCCGCATGCAGCTGGAGAAGAGCTTCGAGGAAGCCATGGCCGCCATCGCCGCCAACAAGGACATCGCCAAGGATCAGGCCGAAGTGCTGGCCACCGCGCTGGCCAAGGCGAAGATCGAGATCGTCGGCGGCGAGGGCGACTTCTTCAACTCCTTCGCCAAGTCGCTGTCGGTGGGCAAGGCCATCGAAGGCGTGGTGGGCAAGAGCCCGGTGGTGCAGGACGTGCTGTCGCGTCTGCTGGCTGGCAAGGCCGCAGCTGCCGCGCCGGTGGCTGCGCCGAGCGCAGGCCCCGAGCAGGCCTGA